A single genomic interval of Microbulbifer variabilis harbors:
- the iscX gene encoding Fe-S cluster assembly protein IscX, whose product MKWTDTHDIAIELCEAHEDVDPLTVNFVDLRNWVMALPEFDDEPSRCGEKILEAIQAAWIEERE is encoded by the coding sequence ATGAAGTGGACCGATACTCACGATATCGCTATTGAGCTCTGCGAAGCCCATGAAGATGTGGACCCGCTTACCGTCAATTTTGTTGACTTGCGCAACTGGGTGATGGCGTTACCTGAGTTTGATGACGAGCCGAGCCGTTGTGGCGAAAAGATTCTGGAGGCTATTCAGGCCGCCTGGATTGAGGAACGCGAGTAG
- a CDS encoding cytochrome-c peroxidase translates to MRTEKVDFKVSANVLLRYLYLILCISLAACSSGSSGGDDDTSTPNTVEGDSDSDSDSDPDPQSEQGSGPGKLIGHAFSGTSIGLAWERDGETYFVYRNGERVAQTSNNFFVDKNLTVATEYSYLLNMVDTASASEADQIVVKTLVNDTNTGLNNGTEDDVVNERISTFAECKNVSSALDLLEEDLDNCLAAMLELNRMASLVEDIRAFAARVRSEQEPAMVELGMRLFHNKSLSANQDASCSSCHHPAIGCGGDGLSMPVGINAVDSTLLGPGRSDGINEVPIVPRNSPATCNTSLWSRGLFWDNRVSLSPNGVLRTDSTDVTRNTSSVVGSGSLALLMAQAHFPVTAPPEMGDIVDFGYDDSVDENFTAYREDILAANLDIEAWGPLFTSAFGDPEINFSRIAQAIAAYEAVQIFIDNSFFAYVEGNLQALNAEEKRGAITFMSRDSGCTFCHKGAFFTSEALMAANYPQIGIGTDESGSGADLGGEGSLGFGAFRAPTLLNVAITGPWGHSGQFGSLRRNVEHYRDQGVSIASYFANNEMCDLEQFKDLQDCPSKVAPNGLVLSQDILAGNDGGGVNRLTDDEIDLVVIFLGTLTDPAAANSSSNEIQFLIPPRDGGPDGKQLDARNRNGESL, encoded by the coding sequence ATGCGTACTGAAAAAGTGGATTTTAAGGTGTCTGCCAATGTCCTATTGCGATATTTATATTTAATACTCTGTATATCCTTGGCAGCTTGCAGTTCAGGATCATCTGGAGGTGATGATGATACTTCGACACCGAATACTGTAGAGGGTGATTCAGACTCAGACTCAGACTCAGACCCCGACCCGCAATCTGAGCAGGGTAGTGGGCCCGGTAAATTGATTGGACATGCCTTTTCCGGGACCAGCATCGGCCTTGCTTGGGAGCGGGATGGTGAGACCTATTTTGTTTATCGCAATGGTGAAAGAGTCGCGCAAACCAGTAATAACTTTTTTGTCGATAAAAACCTCACGGTAGCGACTGAGTACAGCTACTTGCTAAATATGGTCGATACTGCCAGCGCCTCTGAGGCCGATCAGATTGTTGTTAAGACATTGGTAAATGACACGAATACTGGGCTAAATAACGGCACAGAAGACGATGTCGTAAACGAGCGTATTTCCACTTTTGCCGAGTGTAAAAATGTCTCCAGCGCCCTGGATTTACTCGAGGAAGATCTTGATAACTGCCTGGCAGCAATGCTTGAGCTCAATCGCATGGCCTCTCTTGTTGAGGATATACGTGCTTTTGCCGCGCGTGTTCGCAGCGAGCAGGAACCAGCCATGGTTGAGCTGGGTATGCGCCTGTTCCACAATAAATCCTTGAGTGCCAATCAAGATGCTTCCTGCTCCTCTTGTCACCACCCGGCGATTGGCTGTGGTGGGGATGGTCTATCAATGCCGGTTGGCATTAATGCGGTAGATAGTACGTTGCTAGGGCCGGGGCGCTCTGACGGTATTAATGAAGTGCCGATAGTGCCGAGGAATTCACCAGCGACCTGCAACACTTCGCTCTGGTCTCGTGGCCTGTTTTGGGACAACCGGGTTTCATTGAGTCCTAATGGTGTGTTGCGCACAGATTCAACGGACGTTACCCGAAATACTTCCTCCGTGGTAGGTTCTGGTTCCCTGGCTCTACTGATGGCTCAGGCACACTTCCCTGTTACAGCACCACCTGAGATGGGGGATATCGTCGACTTTGGCTACGATGATTCTGTCGACGAAAACTTTACTGCATACCGCGAAGATATATTGGCGGCGAATCTGGATATCGAAGCTTGGGGGCCGCTATTTACATCCGCTTTTGGTGATCCTGAGATTAACTTTAGCCGTATTGCCCAGGCTATTGCAGCTTATGAGGCGGTGCAGATATTTATAGATAATTCATTTTTTGCCTATGTCGAGGGCAATTTACAAGCGCTTAACGCCGAAGAGAAGCGTGGTGCTATCACGTTCATGTCGAGAGATTCTGGCTGTACCTTCTGCCATAAGGGGGCCTTCTTTACTTCCGAGGCGCTGATGGCTGCTAACTATCCGCAGATTGGAATTGGTACTGACGAGAGTGGCAGTGGAGCCGATTTGGGTGGAGAAGGGTCTTTGGGTTTTGGGGCATTCCGAGCCCCAACTCTGTTAAATGTGGCGATTACCGGCCCCTGGGGACATAGCGGGCAGTTTGGCAGCTTGCGTAGAAATGTCGAGCATTACAGGGATCAGGGTGTCTCAATTGCCAGTTACTTTGCCAATAATGAAATGTGTGATCTTGAACAGTTTAAAGATTTACAGGATTGCCCCAGTAAAGTAGCGCCTAATGGTTTGGTTCTGTCTCAGGATATTCTTGCAGGGAATGATGGTGGTGGTGTCAACCGCCTGACTGATGATGAGATCGACCTTGTTGTCATTTTTCTGGGCACTCTCACTGACCCAGCCGCCGCCAATAGTAGCTCTAATGAGATTCAATTTTTGATTCCTCCCAGAGACGGTGGTCCGGATGGCAAACAGCTGGATGCTAGAAACCGGAATGGGGAGAGTTTGTAA
- the fdx gene encoding ISC system 2Fe-2S type ferredoxin produces MPKIVFLPHPEMCPEGKVVEAESGVSVIDAALANDIEIEHACEKACACTTCHVIVREGFYSLEEPDELEEDLLDKAWGLEPESRLSCQAIVEDEDLVVEIPKYTINQVSEKH; encoded by the coding sequence ATGCCGAAGATAGTATTTTTACCCCACCCGGAAATGTGCCCTGAAGGTAAAGTGGTGGAAGCGGAGAGCGGTGTCAGTGTAATCGATGCGGCACTGGCCAACGATATCGAGATCGAGCACGCCTGCGAGAAGGCCTGTGCCTGTACTACCTGCCATGTGATTGTGCGCGAAGGCTTCTACTCCCTGGAGGAGCCCGATGAGCTGGAAGAAGACCTGCTGGACAAGGCTTGGGGCCTGGAGCCGGAGTCGCGCCTGTCTTGTCAGGCGATCGTTGAAGACGAAGATCTGGTGGTGGAAATTCCCAAATACACCATCAACCAGGTGTCGGAAAAGCACTGA
- the iscA gene encoding iron-sulfur cluster assembly protein IscA, which translates to MTEAAEAHIKSQLAKRGKGIGIRVGVKTAGCSGLAYVLEFVDSAEAEDVVFEQDGVKLIVDPKSLVYLDGTQLDFVKEGLNEGFTFTNPNVKNECGCGESFHV; encoded by the coding sequence ATGACCGAGGCCGCTGAGGCTCATATCAAGAGTCAGCTGGCCAAGCGCGGTAAGGGAATCGGCATTCGTGTGGGTGTTAAGACCGCCGGGTGTTCAGGCCTTGCCTATGTACTGGAGTTTGTCGATTCGGCAGAGGCCGAAGACGTGGTATTCGAGCAGGATGGAGTAAAGCTGATCGTAGACCCCAAGAGTTTGGTTTACCTGGATGGTACCCAGCTCGACTTCGTTAAGGAAGGGCTCAACGAAGGCTTCACCTTCACCAATCCCAACGTCAAAAACGAGTGTGGCTGCGGCGAGAGTTTCCACGTCTGA
- a CDS encoding cytochrome-c peroxidase, giving the protein MPISCAALLRLVLLPLVLLAVGCSSGSSGGDDSSGSETVEADTDAGGNTDTNSGGDDTGNGGDTDNDDDAGNGTETGQGNAPKALIANAFSGTSIGLSWQRDGATYAIYRGGEKIAETDNHFYVDHGLSINTEYSYSVASGDVNSESETAWVNAKTLINNTNSGLNNGAVAVPVLERLVNISECKNVRSALNLLDEDLDICLAAMLESNNMAGHLEDMRAFAARVRSEQDPAMVELGMRLFYSQSLSANGDVACASCHHAAIGCGGDNLSMPVGVNPLDPALVGPGRSDGINEVPIVPRNAQPICNVALWGSGLFWDNRVALTDRGIRTDSRDVSLNTEAAVGTGTLALMMAQAHFPVTNPAEMGDVTQFGYDASSDSGTTDYREDLVAANLGRESWSGLFNAAFGDDQITFSRIAQAIAAFEAVQLFIDNPFFDYVDGDLDALDNDEKRGAITFMSGNSGCTNCHAGAFFTTEGPRPANYPQIGIGTDENGSGADLGANGAGAFRPPTLLNVALTGPWGHSGQFATLRRNVEHYRDRAASVNQYYTNSEMCDLSQFSGLTDCASKVAPNGLALSQAILATTGGDAGNNLSDAEIDLVVRFLETLTDPDAANTSSNSVRALIPTRDGGPDGKQLDARDSSGKEL; this is encoded by the coding sequence TTGCCGATATCATGCGCAGCACTGTTGCGATTAGTGCTACTGCCGCTTGTTTTGTTGGCAGTGGGCTGCAGCTCTGGTTCATCCGGTGGCGATGACAGCTCTGGCTCGGAAACGGTGGAAGCTGACACCGACGCTGGGGGAAATACCGATACAAACTCCGGTGGTGATGATACGGGCAATGGCGGCGACACAGATAATGACGATGATGCAGGCAATGGCACAGAGACCGGGCAAGGCAATGCGCCGAAGGCCTTGATCGCTAATGCTTTTTCAGGAACGAGTATCGGCCTTTCCTGGCAGCGCGATGGGGCAACCTATGCTATCTATCGTGGCGGAGAAAAAATTGCCGAGACAGATAATCATTTTTATGTTGACCATGGCCTTTCGATAAATACCGAGTACAGCTACTCAGTGGCCAGTGGCGATGTGAACAGCGAGAGTGAAACGGCCTGGGTCAATGCGAAAACACTAATCAATAATACGAATAGCGGCCTTAACAATGGTGCGGTTGCGGTACCGGTCCTCGAGCGCCTTGTGAACATTAGTGAATGTAAAAATGTTCGCAGTGCATTGAATTTATTAGATGAAGATCTGGATATCTGCCTGGCGGCCATGCTGGAATCGAACAACATGGCTGGGCATCTGGAAGATATGCGCGCTTTTGCTGCCAGGGTGCGAAGTGAACAAGACCCTGCCATGGTCGAGCTGGGTATGCGCCTATTTTACAGTCAATCCCTCAGTGCCAATGGCGATGTAGCCTGTGCCTCCTGTCACCACGCTGCTATCGGTTGTGGCGGTGACAATCTCTCTATGCCCGTGGGTGTGAATCCATTAGATCCTGCATTGGTTGGCCCAGGCCGCTCTGACGGTATCAATGAGGTACCAATAGTACCCAGAAACGCCCAGCCGATATGTAATGTGGCATTGTGGGGTAGTGGGCTCTTTTGGGATAACCGGGTGGCACTTACCGATCGCGGTATCCGCACCGACTCACGGGACGTCAGCCTCAATACCGAAGCGGCGGTGGGTACTGGCACCCTGGCCCTGATGATGGCGCAGGCGCATTTTCCCGTAACCAATCCTGCGGAAATGGGTGACGTTACTCAATTTGGTTACGACGCGAGTAGTGATAGCGGCACCACCGATTACCGCGAAGATTTAGTGGCGGCCAATCTGGGACGGGAATCCTGGAGTGGGTTATTTAACGCAGCTTTTGGTGACGACCAGATTACTTTCAGCCGTATTGCGCAGGCTATAGCCGCTTTTGAAGCGGTGCAGCTCTTTATCGACAACCCTTTCTTCGACTATGTAGATGGCGACTTGGATGCGCTCGATAATGATGAGAAGCGCGGTGCCATTACTTTTATGTCAGGGAATTCCGGCTGTACTAATTGCCATGCGGGTGCATTTTTTACTACTGAAGGGCCACGGCCTGCGAATTATCCACAAATTGGTATAGGTACCGATGAGAATGGCAGTGGCGCGGATCTGGGGGCGAACGGTGCTGGTGCCTTCCGTCCCCCAACACTACTGAATGTCGCGCTCACTGGCCCTTGGGGGCACAGTGGTCAATTTGCGACGCTACGCAGAAATGTCGAACACTATCGCGACCGTGCGGCATCGGTTAACCAGTATTACACCAATAGCGAAATGTGCGACTTGTCACAATTTTCTGGGTTAACAGATTGTGCCAGTAAGGTGGCGCCCAATGGCCTTGCGCTCTCCCAGGCAATCCTTGCGACCACCGGTGGTGATGCCGGTAATAATCTCAGCGATGCCGAGATCGACCTGGTCGTGCGTTTTCTTGAGACCCTGACCGACCCGGATGCGGCCAACACCTCTTCAAATTCCGTTCGCGCCCTGATCCCTACCCGCGACGGGGGGCCTGATGGCAAACAGCTTGATGCGAGGGATAGCTCCGGTAAGGAGCTCTAG
- the ndk gene encoding nucleoside-diphosphate kinase, whose product MALERTLSIIKPDAVAKNVIGEIESRFEKAGLSIVAMKMVQLSREKAEGFYAEHKERPFFKDLVDFMTSGPVVVQVLEGENAILANRDLMGATNPKEAAAGTIRADFADSIDANAVHGSDSAESAAREVSYFFADDEICARA is encoded by the coding sequence ATGGCCCTGGAGCGTACCCTTTCCATCATCAAGCCGGACGCAGTAGCCAAGAATGTAATCGGTGAAATCGAGAGCCGTTTTGAGAAAGCTGGCCTGAGCATCGTTGCCATGAAGATGGTTCAACTGTCCCGCGAAAAAGCTGAAGGTTTCTACGCTGAGCATAAAGAGCGTCCTTTCTTCAAAGACCTGGTTGACTTCATGACTTCCGGTCCGGTTGTTGTACAGGTTCTGGAAGGTGAGAACGCTATCCTGGCAAACCGCGACCTGATGGGCGCTACCAACCCGAAAGAAGCGGCTGCTGGCACCATCCGCGCTGACTTTGCTGACAGCATCGACGCCAACGCTGTACACGGTTCCGACTCCGCAGAGTCCGCCGCCCGCGAAGTAAGCTACTTCTTCGCCGACGACGAAATCTGCGCGCGCGCTTAA
- the rlmN gene encoding 23S rRNA (adenine(2503)-C(2))-methyltransferase RlmN, translating to MTTEKTNLLGLSVEKLAAFFESLGEKRFRAVQVLKWIHQNGVDDFAEMTNVSKALRQKLAEVAEVRAPEVLNQWDSADGTRKWLIKVSGGNAIETVYIPDGDRGTLCVSSQVGCSLDCSFCATGKQGFNRDLTAAEIIGQVWIACKSFGQLDPKGPRKVTNVVMMGMGEPLLNFDNVVDSMNLMMEDNAYGISKRRVTLSTSGVVPALDRLADVTDVSLAISLHAPNDELRNELVPINKKYPIAVLLDSAKRYIERMPDTHRKMTIEYTLMREVNDRPEHAEQLAELLKEIPVKINLIPFNPFELSDYQRVSNNALRRFQQILLDKGYTVTVRTTRGDDIDAACGQLAGSVNDRTRRSERYRNAERPVRIVG from the coding sequence ATGACCACAGAGAAAACCAACCTGCTCGGCCTTTCAGTAGAAAAGCTGGCCGCCTTTTTTGAATCATTGGGCGAGAAGCGCTTCCGCGCAGTTCAGGTTTTAAAGTGGATTCACCAGAATGGGGTTGATGATTTTGCTGAGATGACCAATGTCAGCAAGGCCCTGCGTCAAAAGCTGGCGGAAGTGGCCGAAGTCCGTGCCCCGGAAGTATTGAATCAGTGGGATTCTGCCGACGGCACACGCAAGTGGCTAATTAAAGTCTCCGGTGGCAATGCTATCGAGACGGTTTATATCCCCGATGGCGATCGCGGCACCCTGTGTGTCTCCTCCCAGGTGGGCTGTTCCCTGGATTGCAGTTTCTGTGCAACTGGCAAGCAGGGCTTTAACCGCGATTTAACCGCGGCAGAAATTATCGGGCAGGTGTGGATCGCCTGTAAGTCTTTCGGCCAGCTGGACCCAAAAGGACCGCGCAAAGTCACCAACGTGGTGATGATGGGCATGGGTGAGCCATTGCTCAATTTCGACAATGTGGTCGATTCCATGAATCTGATGATGGAAGACAATGCCTACGGTATTTCCAAGCGCCGCGTCACCCTGTCAACTTCCGGTGTGGTGCCCGCATTGGACCGCCTAGCCGATGTGACCGATGTGAGCCTGGCGATTTCCCTGCACGCGCCCAACGACGAATTACGTAACGAGTTGGTGCCGATCAATAAGAAATACCCCATTGCGGTGTTGTTGGATTCCGCTAAGCGCTATATCGAGCGTATGCCGGATACGCACCGTAAAATGACCATTGAATACACGCTGATGCGCGAAGTTAATGATCGCCCGGAGCACGCTGAGCAATTGGCAGAGCTGCTGAAAGAGATTCCGGTGAAAATTAACCTGATTCCCTTTAACCCGTTTGAGCTGTCCGACTACCAGCGTGTGAGCAACAATGCTCTGCGTCGCTTCCAGCAGATATTGCTTGATAAGGGTTATACGGTTACCGTTCGCACTACCCGTGGCGACGATATCGATGCAGCCTGTGGCCAGCTGGCCGGCAGTGTTAACGACCGCACCCGCCGCTCCGAGCGCTACCGCAATGCAGAGCGCCCCGTTCGTATAGTCGGCTGA
- a CDS encoding RodZ domain-containing protein, with amino-acid sequence MTDSNSVHRDSGQIKSSTQASPGALLHSAREAAGLSREELSRRLCIIDNTVEWLEEDLYERQPEAVYARGYIRNICRELSIDSAPVLTAYDAARPKQQVRKESRRIEMKADALRPARKHGYGLLALLPFVVAGAVFWWLYVGPVNIPGLQNSVEQNAAPAETAELSVAEPSVNINKIALAEPGSTQLQVAEAPAQQLEPAGEDVAEEAQTPKHNALTEPQVSLQAEDATAQLPATVAQLDEQLQGALRLSFDEDSWVEVKDAEGVVLLAGVQQAGSSKNLDGRPPFEVMLGNARATKVVYREQTIESDPIGNRRTRRLIVGN; translated from the coding sequence ATGACGGATAGTAACTCCGTGCACCGCGACAGCGGCCAAATCAAATCCAGTACACAGGCTTCTCCCGGTGCGCTACTGCACTCTGCGCGCGAGGCGGCCGGGCTGTCTCGCGAGGAGCTGTCCCGGCGCTTGTGTATTATCGACAATACGGTGGAGTGGTTAGAAGAAGACCTTTACGAGCGCCAGCCGGAAGCGGTTTATGCGCGGGGTTATATTCGCAATATTTGCCGGGAGCTGAGCATTGACTCCGCTCCTGTGCTTACCGCCTACGATGCCGCACGCCCAAAACAGCAGGTGCGTAAAGAATCGCGCCGTATCGAGATGAAAGCCGACGCCTTGCGCCCGGCGCGTAAACACGGCTATGGTCTGTTGGCTCTCCTGCCATTTGTGGTGGCGGGCGCTGTATTTTGGTGGCTCTATGTTGGCCCGGTAAATATTCCCGGTCTGCAGAACTCAGTAGAGCAAAATGCAGCCCCTGCCGAAACTGCTGAGCTATCCGTTGCTGAGCCATCCGTAAATATCAATAAAATAGCATTGGCGGAGCCTGGTTCAACCCAGTTGCAGGTTGCTGAGGCACCGGCGCAACAACTAGAGCCCGCTGGGGAAGATGTCGCGGAGGAGGCTCAAACTCCCAAGCATAATGCGCTTACTGAACCCCAGGTCAGCCTGCAAGCTGAAGACGCTACCGCCCAGCTACCCGCAACCGTTGCGCAGCTGGATGAACAGTTGCAAGGAGCGCTGCGTCTCAGTTTCGACGAGGATTCCTGGGTTGAAGTAAAGGATGCCGAGGGTGTTGTACTGCTCGCCGGTGTTCAGCAAGCCGGCAGTTCCAAGAACCTGGATGGGCGCCCTCCCTTCGAAGTGATGCTCGGTAATGCCCGTGCAACCAAGGTGGTTTACCGCGAGCAAACGATTGAAAGCGACCCCATTGGCAATCGCCGCACCCGCCGCCTTATTGTGGGCAATTAA
- the hscB gene encoding Fe-S protein assembly co-chaperone HscB: protein MATNLTHFEIFGLDPAFELDRSALSARYRELQREFHPDKYASKSEREQLLAIQMAAQINEAHTVLRDPVQRAAYLLKLAGVEVPPEQTTADTEFLMQQMLLRERLEEVREQANPTVALEELAEEVDELYRGTQRQFAETYASGKFSEAEDALRKQQFLVKLQSQVEELEADLFGD, encoded by the coding sequence ATGGCAACCAACCTGACCCATTTTGAAATATTCGGGCTTGACCCCGCCTTTGAACTCGATCGCAGTGCTCTGTCCGCACGCTACCGGGAATTGCAGCGGGAATTCCACCCGGATAAATACGCTTCCAAATCCGAGCGCGAACAGTTGCTCGCTATTCAAATGGCTGCGCAGATCAATGAAGCCCACACGGTACTTCGTGATCCGGTGCAACGCGCTGCTTACCTGCTCAAATTGGCTGGGGTGGAAGTGCCACCTGAGCAGACTACCGCCGATACAGAGTTCCTGATGCAGCAGATGTTGCTGCGCGAGCGCCTGGAGGAAGTGCGCGAGCAAGCAAATCCCACTGTTGCCCTGGAGGAACTCGCCGAAGAGGTGGATGAACTCTACCGCGGTACGCAGCGGCAATTTGCTGAGACCTATGCCTCGGGCAAGTTCAGCGAAGCAGAAGACGCCCTGCGCAAGCAGCAATTCCTGGTCAAGCTGCAGTCGCAAGTGGAAGAGCTGGAAGCTGATCTGTTCGGCGATTAA
- the hscA gene encoding Fe-S protein assembly chaperone HscA: MALLQISEPGQSPDPHQRKYAVGIDLGTTNSLVATVRSGSAEAIAAEDGSVILPSAVHYSCDGITVGSEARLRAAADPYNTMLSIKRLMGRGVVDVKSLGEQLPYHFSDTDGGMPTIETAAGPVNPVQVSAEILKKLAQRGRDALYGKVDGELDGAVITVPAYFDDAQRQATKDAAKLAGLKVLRLLNEPTAAAVAYGLDRGEEGVIAVYDLGGGTFDISILRLSRGVFEVMATGGDTALGGDDFDRIIAAWIAEQAGLGTDLDASTQRLLLDSACAAKESLSGAEQVEIHHGDWRGVLDRATMASLLDPMIDKTLRACKRALRDAGIGVDEVQEVVLVGGSTRTLRVRERVEDYFGRAPHAEIDPDQVVAIGAALQADVLVGNKSDDDLLLLDVIPLSLGIETMGGLTEKLIARNTTIPVSKAQEFTTFKDGQTAMAIHVVQGERELVSDCRSLARFELRGIPPMVAGAAHIRVTFQVDADGLLSVTAMEKSSGVSADIVVKPSYGLEDKDIARMLQESYTHAAEDIALRALREAQVEAERTLESLLMALRENGAELLEEHELSELEHAMEALRLAHNGGDADEIRQRMETLNQLSEPFAAKRMDASIKRAMRGHSLDEFDK; this comes from the coding sequence ATGGCTTTACTGCAGATTTCCGAGCCGGGACAGAGTCCCGACCCCCATCAGCGCAAATACGCGGTGGGCATCGACTTGGGCACCACCAACTCACTGGTGGCCACGGTGCGCAGCGGCTCGGCAGAGGCCATTGCGGCAGAGGATGGCAGTGTCATCCTGCCCTCGGCGGTGCACTACAGCTGCGACGGTATTACCGTTGGTAGCGAGGCGCGTCTGCGTGCTGCTGCTGATCCCTACAACACCATGCTGTCGATCAAGCGCTTGATGGGCCGTGGGGTCGTCGATGTAAAAAGCCTGGGCGAGCAGCTGCCCTATCATTTTTCCGATACCGATGGCGGCATGCCCACTATTGAAACTGCCGCCGGCCCGGTCAACCCGGTGCAGGTGTCTGCGGAAATCCTCAAGAAGCTGGCCCAGCGTGGCCGCGATGCACTCTACGGCAAAGTGGATGGCGAGCTCGACGGCGCAGTGATTACCGTGCCGGCCTATTTTGATGATGCCCAGCGCCAGGCGACCAAGGACGCGGCCAAGTTGGCCGGCTTGAAGGTGCTGCGCCTGCTCAATGAGCCGACTGCCGCGGCGGTAGCCTATGGCCTCGATCGGGGGGAAGAGGGCGTGATCGCTGTCTATGACCTGGGCGGTGGCACCTTTGATATTTCAATCCTGCGACTGTCCCGCGGTGTTTTTGAGGTAATGGCCACCGGCGGTGATACCGCCTTGGGTGGCGATGACTTCGACCGCATTATCGCGGCCTGGATTGCCGAGCAGGCGGGTTTGGGCACCGATCTGGATGCGTCGACTCAGCGGTTGTTACTGGATAGTGCCTGCGCTGCTAAGGAGTCCCTGAGTGGTGCCGAGCAGGTAGAAATACACCATGGGGACTGGCGGGGCGTGCTCGACCGGGCGACCATGGCTTCATTGCTGGACCCCATGATCGACAAGACTCTGCGTGCCTGTAAACGCGCCCTGCGCGATGCCGGTATCGGTGTGGATGAAGTGCAGGAAGTGGTCCTGGTGGGCGGTTCCACTCGGACTTTGCGGGTACGTGAGCGGGTCGAAGACTATTTTGGCCGTGCGCCCCATGCTGAAATCGATCCGGATCAAGTGGTAGCCATTGGTGCCGCCCTGCAGGCCGATGTGTTGGTGGGCAATAAATCCGACGACGACCTGCTGCTGCTGGATGTAATCCCGTTGTCTCTGGGTATTGAGACCATGGGTGGGCTCACCGAGAAGTTGATTGCGCGCAATACCACCATTCCGGTGTCTAAAGCTCAGGAATTCACCACTTTCAAAGATGGCCAGACTGCCATGGCGATTCATGTGGTGCAGGGTGAGCGAGAGCTGGTTAGCGACTGCCGCTCGCTGGCACGTTTCGAATTGCGCGGAATTCCTCCAATGGTGGCGGGTGCCGCTCATATTCGCGTGACCTTCCAGGTGGATGCGGATGGCTTGCTGTCGGTGACTGCCATGGAGAAGAGCAGTGGTGTTAGTGCAGATATCGTAGTGAAGCCTTCCTACGGCCTGGAGGATAAGGACATAGCGCGCATGCTGCAGGAATCCTATACCCACGCCGCCGAGGATATTGCCCTGCGTGCTTTGCGCGAGGCGCAGGTTGAGGCGGAGCGGACTTTAGAGAGTTTGCTGATGGCCCTGCGTGAAAACGGCGCCGAGCTGCTGGAAGAGCATGAGCTGAGTGAGCTGGAGCATGCAATGGAAGCTTTGCGCCTGGCCCATAACGGGGGAGATGCCGATGAGATTCGTCAGCGTATGGAGACCCTTAACCAGCTGTCAGAGCCCTTTGCGGCCAAACGTATGGATGCTTCTATCAAGCGCGCCATGCGCGGCCACAGCCTGGATGAATTTGATAAATAA
- the pilW gene encoding type IV pilus biogenesis/stability protein PilW gives MSANSFGLRFLGLILTVLLGGCVTTGLPERQEVNLEKALETHVQLGIRYLQSGENRELARRHFNKALELGKKNPMAHHGLALLYQADGELKVAESHFKKALRYSDNFSMARTNYGVFLYQQERYEDALEQFRHASSDLTYNRRFFALVNYGRTANRLGLADEAERAYTRALALNSNLPVALLELAELKYEAGDYSAAKQYLDRYSENKRQTPQSLWLGIRIEKVFGNRDKELSYALALKNLYPYSAETLKYQELSGNDG, from the coding sequence GTGTCTGCAAATTCTTTTGGCCTGCGGTTCTTAGGCCTGATTCTCACTGTGTTACTGGGAGGGTGTGTAACCACTGGTTTGCCAGAGCGCCAGGAGGTCAATCTGGAGAAGGCTTTGGAAACCCATGTTCAACTGGGTATTCGCTATCTGCAGAGTGGAGAGAACCGCGAGCTGGCTCGCCGCCACTTCAACAAGGCGCTGGAGCTGGGCAAGAAGAATCCTATGGCCCACCATGGCCTGGCTCTGCTGTATCAGGCCGATGGCGAATTGAAGGTGGCCGAGTCCCATTTCAAAAAGGCCCTGCGCTACAGCGACAATTTCTCCATGGCGCGCACAAACTATGGCGTGTTCCTTTACCAGCAGGAGCGCTATGAGGATGCTTTAGAGCAATTTCGTCACGCTTCTAGTGACCTGACTTATAACCGCCGTTTCTTTGCCCTGGTTAACTATGGCCGCACTGCCAATCGCCTGGGCTTAGCAGATGAGGCAGAACGGGCCTACACACGTGCGCTCGCTCTCAACAGCAATCTGCCGGTAGCGCTACTGGAGTTGGCGGAGCTTAAATATGAGGCCGGCGACTATTCTGCGGCCAAACAGTACCTTGATCGTTACAGTGAGAATAAACGCCAGACACCACAATCCCTATGGTTGGGGATACGTATCGAAAAGGTGTTTGGCAACCGCGACAAGGAGCTGAGTTATGCTCTTGCGCTAAAAAATCTGTACCCGTACTCTGCGGAAACACTGAAATATCAGGAGTTGAGTGGTAATGACGGATAG